In Danio aesculapii chromosome 12, fDanAes4.1, whole genome shotgun sequence, the sequence ATGTTGGCAGACTAAAACGCGTAGCCTATCTAAACGTTTATGTAACAGATTGGACAAGAATACTAGATGTTTCATGTAAAcaatattgatttatatatttttgttataaatgTGAATATAAGCCTACTATAAATTTAAAACTATGTGTTTTTATGGATAAATTGATTCTTATTTAGAATGAAAATATTCGTACAATTATTCTtatcataatatatttttaaatcgcgGTCATGTGCAAATAAAACTGCATTTGCACAAACAACTGcctatttttcacatttaattaaaCAGTTATCTCACTCTATATATTTGGTTAACAGTTAAACGATGTGTTATTATTGTGTGGACTAGCGCTCAAACTTTCACACCCACTCGAGAAAGCAAATTCGCAGAAATACAGCAAAATTCCATTTATTAATCCTCCTACCGTCGAGCGAACTGGCGCACCATTCGCCTGCTTGAAAACATCCCGCAGTGAGTGGCCAGTTCTGATTGGAGCGACGATAAAACCCTGCGCGCGAAGCAAATGTGTGGAAAGGCAGCGCGCACTGGCTAATGACGGGCAAGCTTGACAGTGATTGGCAGGGCTGCCATGACAACCACAGCACGACACCAGGAAGACCAATAGAAAAAGCGAAACAAAATGTTCACCGTTGCACTCCAAGTTGATTAAGGGTAGATATTACGCGCTCGGTGGCACTGCGGCGATAGCAGCGCAACACGACGTCGGGTTTTCCGTCTTTCCCCGTCTGTTTGTCTCTGTCCGGCGACTCCATGGTTTTCAGGTCTCCTTTAGAAGCTTTATCCCTCACATCTTTTCCTGCCCAATTTCGCGGATTCGCCCTCTGCTTCTGGCGGGCAGCATTCCCAGAGCGAGGTCCCGGAGGACTTACCGATGTGTTCAGCTGCCCACCCTAAACTTCTCGGCGGAACAGGTGGCCAGCGTGTGCGAGACAGCTGGAGGAAAACCGGGGACATCGAGAGGCTCGGACGTTTCCTTTGGTCGTTGCCCGTGGCACCCGGAGCCTGCGATGCCATCAACAAGCACGAGTCTATCCAGCGAGCCCGAGCGGTGGTCGCGTATCACAACGGGGAAGCTTCCGTGAATTATACCACATCCTGGAAACCCCAAGGTTCACCAAATAGACTCTCATGGAAAGCTGCAAGCGATGTGGCTCGAAGCGCAACTACCAAGAAGCAGAGAAGCGGCGCGGGCCGTCCCCTAGGACCGTTGATAAATACGGGTCCGCAAGAAGTTCCCTTGCCACGGACCATCGGGATGGCGAACAGAAGACCACTGTTTCAAGAACGAACTCGCGTTTGTTGAGGGAGTGGTACCTACAGGACCCTTACCCCAATCCAAGCAAGAAAAGGGAACTGGCACAAGCCACTGGACTGACTCCCACTCAAGTGGGCAATTGGTTTAAAAATCGAAGACAGAGAGACAGGGCGGCAGCTGCAAAAAACAGGTCAGTTTAATTCATGACTTGAATTTAAATCAgggaggaaataaaataaatacttttatagaTATCAATGCAATCTTTAAATAcaaattgtgtattattattgtgCATGAATTTTGTGGAAAAAACATTGAATATTGTTAGTTATTTATTTCAATCAACAAAagcagctgtttatttgtttgtttgtttgtttgtttgtttgtttggaagAGCAATCATATCTGACACTTAATTGTTAAAGCTTTGAACACGTTTTGTTACTGgcgtttttaatataaaattaaaaacaataatgaaaaacAGATATTTAAGCagcaacaaaaaattattttaggtaATGGTATTTGGAGCAGTAGTTTTTGTTAtgctttacatatacatatacatatacatcttTACATATGCATGGAGATATcaaacattaatataatttaaataaataatttaaatgttaaatataaatataatacaagcATTGGAGtagactactatatatatatatatatatatataataatatatatatatatatatatatatatatatatatatattacattatttttttctaaGAAAACCGACAATACTACGACAAACGTAAtgtttatttgaatgaaattaaatgttttaaagtgtgtaaatgtttttgttctcaaataacaaaaatttaaatatatttcgaTGAAGAGAAAATAtaagtttataaaatatatagacTAACGCTTGAATCATTTTTATCATTGGCTTTAGCTAGTAACCCAACTACATTTTTTACTCATCTAATTTAACCTATTTTTCAGCTCTATTAATATTAAAGTCACTGTAACCCATCGAGCTCAAAGAATAGGCTACTTTTATCAAGTCTGTTTAAATAAATACCACATTGCATAATAACTCTTGTTTCCAAATTCTTGTTTTTAGGCTTCAGCATCACGGACTGGGTCAAAGCAGTCTGCGGTCCATGTCAGAATCGGGCTGCA encodes:
- the six3b gene encoding LOW QUALITY PROTEIN: homeobox protein SIX3b (The sequence of the model RefSeq protein was modified relative to this genomic sequence to represent the inferred CDS: inserted 2 bases in 1 codon; deleted 8 bases in 5 codons), translating into MVFRSPLEALSXSHLFLPNFADSPSASGGQHSQSEVPEDYRCVQLPTLNFSAEQVASVCETARKTGDIERLGRFLWSLPVAPGACDAINKHESIQRARAVVAYHNGSFRELYHILETPRFTKDSHGKLQAMWLEANYQEAEKRRGPSPRTVDKYGSARSSLATDHRDGEQKTTVSRTNSRLLREWYLQDPYPNPSKKRELAQATGLTPTQVGNWFKNRRQRDRAAAAKNRLQHHGLGQSSLRSMSESGCTPHSSAESPCAAASPTTSVSSMNERGDGGTILSVTDSDSDFDV